In a single window of the Nodularia spumigena CCY9414 genome:
- the rsmD gene encoding 16S rRNA (guanine(966)-N(2))-methyltransferase RsmD, with protein sequence MTLRIYGNRQIKTLSGQATRPTSARVREAVFNIWQGEITGCCWLDVCTGSGSMGAEALCRGASLVVGIEKSSQASAIIQQNWQQVAHGEQKWQLLRGDVMQQLKKLSGKQFDKIYFDPPYASGLYQPVLEAIAHYDLLAVHGEIAVEHNPQGWTPPVIPTWEICRQKVYGNTALTFYRIISD encoded by the coding sequence ATGACACTGAGAATTTACGGGAATCGCCAAATTAAAACTTTATCAGGGCAAGCTACCAGACCCACCAGTGCCAGGGTCAGGGAGGCAGTGTTTAATATATGGCAGGGAGAAATTACTGGGTGTTGTTGGCTAGATGTGTGTACTGGTAGTGGTTCAATGGGTGCAGAGGCTTTGTGTAGAGGAGCCAGTTTAGTAGTAGGGATAGAAAAATCAAGCCAAGCGAGTGCCATTATTCAACAAAACTGGCAACAAGTGGCGCATGGTGAGCAAAAATGGCAACTCTTGCGAGGAGATGTCATGCAGCAATTAAAAAAGTTATCAGGAAAGCAGTTTGACAAAATTTACTTTGATCCACCTTATGCTAGTGGATTATATCAGCCTGTTTTAGAGGCGATCGCACATTATGATTTATTAGCTGTGCATGGTGAAATAGCTGTAGAACATAATCCCCAAGGTTGGACACCGCCGGTTATACCCACTTGGGAAATTTGCCGCCAAAAGGTTTACGGTAACACTGCGCTGACTTTTTATAGAATTATCAGCGATTGA
- a CDS encoding DUF4089 domain-containing protein, which produces MRSYVEEMALLLGLQLGDEYVDGVVQNFEIIKAIAQLVNEFPLPEDVEPAPMFEPE; this is translated from the coding sequence ATGAGGAGTTATGTTGAGGAAATGGCTTTGTTGTTGGGGTTACAGCTTGGGGATGAATATGTTGATGGGGTGGTGCAGAATTTTGAGATAATTAAGGCGATCGCTCAATTAGTGAATGAGTTTCCTTTACCGGAAGATGTTGAACCAGCGCCAATGTTTGAACCAGAATAA
- a CDS encoding polysaccharide pyruvyl transferase family protein: protein MKLFYYEPGNNFGDQLNPWLWQKLIPGILDNDETNTFVGIGTLFNDLLPMRTQNARLRVIFSTGVGYGKGLPPLDDSYKIYCLRGPLSAQSLGVSEKLAVTDGAILIRNFFQPENQKKVYKFSYMPHHRLAGENWRLICDSLGFGYIDPCWSIEKVLSCMSQTEVLLAEAMHGAIIADALRIPWIPIKTDSTILEFKWQDWCKSIGVEYKPSYIKPLKYPNKKRDILTPIRKARDWLKLQEFKSEFLQITKTTPPSLSSDKSIENLTEEMNARLEEFKQDVSQGIYA from the coding sequence ATGAAGCTTTTTTATTACGAACCAGGCAATAATTTTGGTGATCAACTTAATCCTTGGTTATGGCAAAAGTTAATCCCAGGTATCCTGGATAATGACGAAACAAATACTTTTGTCGGTATAGGTACTCTTTTTAATGACCTATTACCAATGAGGACACAAAACGCTCGTTTGAGAGTTATATTTAGTACGGGGGTAGGTTATGGAAAAGGATTACCACCATTAGATGATTCATATAAAATTTATTGTCTTCGTGGTCCGCTATCAGCCCAAAGTTTAGGTGTTTCTGAAAAGTTAGCAGTTACAGATGGCGCAATTCTAATTAGAAACTTTTTTCAACCGGAAAATCAAAAGAAGGTCTATAAATTTTCCTATATGCCTCATCATCGGCTAGCGGGAGAAAATTGGCGTTTAATTTGTGATAGTCTGGGATTTGGATATATTGATCCATGTTGGTCAATAGAAAAAGTTTTATCATGTATGAGCCAAACAGAAGTTTTATTAGCAGAGGCGATGCATGGTGCAATTATTGCTGACGCATTGCGGATACCTTGGATACCCATAAAAACTGACTCAACTATTTTGGAATTTAAATGGCAAGATTGGTGTAAATCTATAGGTGTAGAATATAAACCATCATATATAAAACCTTTAAAATATCCCAATAAAAAACGAGATATATTAACTCCAATTCGTAAAGCTCGTGATTGGCTAAAATTACAAGAATTTAAATCAGAATTCCTTCAGATTACCAAGACTACACCGCCGAGTTTAAGTAGTGATAAATCTATAGAAAACCTCACCGAGGAAATGAACGCCAGACTTGAGGAATTTAAACAGGATGTTTCCCAAGGAATATATGCCTAA
- a CDS encoding RNA-guided endonuclease InsQ/TnpB family protein: MYLTQKNQIRGLKTNEFTALKELCRLSKNLYNVGLYTVRQYYFQERKHLKYESNYHHCKGNENYRMLNTDIAQQTLKVVDRTFRSFYRLITSVKSGSYSRKVRLPHYLPKDGYFPLIMPRVQVKDGKLRIPMSAAFKAEYGEIWIPFPERLNQETLKEVRILPKYNGRFFEVEFISEAEETPIETKPESAISIDLGLDNLATCVDTNGASFILDGKPLKSFNQWFNKENARLQSIKDLQKIKGTTERQARLAINRNAKVRDYLNKAARYVINHCIEHRIDKLVVGFNIEMKQSINIGSRNNQNFVQIPHSSFRFKLKALCERYGIKYVEQEESYTSKASFLDNDTIPVFNADNPKKYEFSGRRVKRGLYRTQHGILVNSDCNGAANILRKSKHNALSGVSRGCLAQPLRVKIS; the protein is encoded by the coding sequence ATGTATCTGACTCAAAAAAATCAAATACGGGGGCTAAAAACCAATGAATTTACAGCGTTGAAAGAACTCTGTAGGCTGAGTAAAAATCTCTACAATGTAGGACTTTACACAGTTAGACAGTATTACTTTCAAGAACGGAAGCATCTGAAATATGAATCCAACTATCACCACTGCAAAGGAAATGAGAACTATCGAATGCTTAACACCGATATTGCTCAACAAACGTTGAAAGTGGTTGACAGAACTTTTCGCAGTTTCTACCGATTGATTACCTCAGTTAAATCTGGGTCTTACAGCCGCAAAGTCAGACTACCTCATTACTTGCCCAAGGACGGATATTTTCCTTTGATCATGCCAAGAGTTCAGGTCAAAGATGGGAAATTGCGGATTCCTATGTCTGCTGCCTTCAAGGCTGAATATGGTGAAATCTGGATACCATTCCCTGAGCGATTAAACCAAGAAACTCTCAAAGAAGTCCGCATACTCCCAAAATATAATGGGCGATTTTTTGAGGTGGAATTTATCTCTGAAGCTGAAGAAACACCGATTGAGACTAAACCAGAAAGTGCTATTAGCATTGACTTGGGACTTGATAATCTAGCAACTTGTGTTGATACCAATGGGGCATCCTTTATTTTGGATGGCAAACCACTTAAATCTTTTAACCAATGGTTCAACAAAGAAAATGCTAGACTGCAATCTATTAAAGATTTGCAGAAAATCAAGGGGACTACCGAGCGCCAAGCTAGACTGGCTATTAATCGTAATGCCAAAGTTCGAGATTATTTGAACAAAGCGGCTAGATATGTTATCAATCACTGTATTGAGCATCGTATTGACAAGTTGGTAGTTGGCTTCAATATTGAGATGAAACAATCCATCAATATTGGTTCTCGCAATAATCAGAACTTCGTACAGATTCCCCACAGCAGTTTTAGATTTAAACTGAAAGCTCTTTGTGAACGATACGGAATCAAATACGTAGAACAAGAAGAGTCTTATACCAGCAAGGCTAGTTTCTTGGACAATGACACTATTCCTGTTTTTAATGCTGACAATCCCAAGAAGTATGAGTTCTCTGGTAGACGAGTTAAGCGGGGACTGTATCGTACTCAGCATGGGATTTTAGTGAATTCAGACTGCAACGGTGCGGCCAACATTCTCAGAAAAAGTAAGCACAATGCCCTAAGCGGAGTGTCTAGGGGCTGTTTGGCACAGCCTTTACGAGTGAAAATCTCTTAA
- a CDS encoding ABC transporter ATP-binding protein — MKETVLEVRNLQVDFSSDGSCVKAVDDISFEINRGETLGIVGESGSGKSVTSLAVMGLLQSPGKISGGEVWFRTQPGAKPINLVELPSAQMQLHRGGDIAMIFQEPMSSLNPVYTIGFQLAEAIMRHQNVSAAEAKRIAIALLQEVKLLPNDEIIQQQCIENSGNSNKFNLAKLVKQHKEAILERYPHQLSGGQLQRVMIAMAISCNPLLLIADEPTTALDVTVQATIIELLSELQQSREMAMIFVTHDLGLISEIADQVAVMYKGKIVEYSTAEQIFHSPQHPYTKGLVACRPTLNRRPHKLLTVSDYMTVEETPNGQEIIQGKEPPHPPEISLEEISQRWENLNAKSPLLEIRDLQVGFPVRGVFGRTKRYNMAVNHVSFDVKPGETLGLVGESGCGKTTLGRSLLRLIEPMGGEIIFQGQNITTLKGEALQKLRREMQIVFQNPFSSLDPRMKIGDAVMEPLLIHSVGKTKQQRRERAVELLERVGLSADAIHRYPHQFSGGQRQRICIARSLALNPKFIICDESVSALDVSVQAQVLNLLKELQDEFQLTYIFISHDLSVVKFMSDRILVMNRGQIVEQGTAESIYLEPKEEYTQKLIASIPTGSAERVRARQLRTL; from the coding sequence ATGAAAGAAACTGTCCTAGAGGTTCGTAATCTACAAGTTGATTTTTCCAGTGATGGTAGCTGTGTCAAAGCTGTGGATGATATATCTTTTGAGATTAATCGCGGTGAAACTCTAGGTATAGTGGGGGAATCGGGTAGTGGTAAATCGGTGACATCATTGGCTGTGATGGGTTTGTTGCAAAGTCCGGGTAAAATTAGCGGTGGTGAAGTTTGGTTTCGTACCCAGCCTGGTGCTAAACCGATTAATTTGGTAGAATTACCGTCTGCACAAATGCAACTACACCGAGGTGGCGATATCGCCATGATTTTTCAAGAACCAATGAGTTCGCTCAATCCGGTGTATACTATTGGGTTTCAGTTAGCTGAAGCGATTATGCGACATCAGAATGTCTCAGCAGCTGAAGCCAAACGCATTGCGATCGCTCTTTTACAAGAAGTCAAACTTTTACCTAATGATGAGATTATACAACAGCAGTGTATTGAAAATTCCGGTAATTCAAATAAATTCAACTTGGCTAAATTAGTCAAACAGCACAAAGAAGCTATCCTCGAACGTTACCCGCATCAACTTTCTGGAGGTCAGCTACAACGGGTGATGATTGCAATGGCGATTTCTTGTAACCCTTTGCTGTTAATTGCGGATGAACCAACTACGGCTTTAGATGTGACAGTGCAAGCAACTATTATTGAGTTGTTGTCAGAATTGCAGCAAAGCCGTGAAATGGCGATGATTTTTGTTACCCACGACTTGGGACTAATTTCGGAAATTGCTGACCAAGTAGCGGTAATGTACAAAGGTAAAATTGTCGAATACAGTACAGCAGAACAGATTTTTCACAGTCCTCAACATCCATATACTAAAGGTTTGGTAGCTTGTCGCCCCACACTCAACCGCCGTCCTCATAAATTGCTGACCGTTTCTGACTATATGACTGTGGAAGAAACGCCAAATGGTCAGGAAATCATTCAGGGGAAAGAACCCCCACATCCCCCAGAAATCAGCCTTGAGGAAATATCTCAAAGATGGGAAAACCTCAATGCTAAATCACCTTTATTGGAAATTCGCGACCTCCAGGTAGGTTTTCCGGTGCGGGGTGTATTTGGTCGGACAAAACGCTACAACATGGCGGTTAATCATGTTTCTTTTGATGTCAAGCCAGGGGAAACACTGGGTTTGGTGGGAGAATCTGGTTGTGGTAAAACTACTTTGGGTAGAAGTTTGCTGCGTTTAATTGAACCGATGGGTGGGGAAATTATTTTCCAGGGTCAAAATATTACTACCCTCAAAGGCGAAGCATTGCAGAAATTGCGGCGAGAAATGCAAATTGTCTTCCAAAATCCTTTTAGTTCCCTAGATCCCCGCATGAAAATTGGGGATGCGGTGATGGAACCGTTGTTAATTCACTCTGTGGGGAAAACCAAGCAACAACGCCGAGAACGTGCGGTGGAACTGTTAGAACGGGTGGGTTTAAGTGCAGATGCAATACACCGCTATCCCCATCAGTTTTCTGGAGGTCAACGCCAACGAATTTGTATTGCGCGTTCTTTGGCTTTAAATCCGAAGTTTATTATCTGCGATGAGTCTGTTTCGGCGTTAGATGTCTCTGTACAGGCGCAGGTGTTAAATCTGCTGAAGGAATTACAAGATGAATTTCAACTGACTTATATTTTCATCTCTCATGATTTAAGTGTAGTCAAATTTATGAGCGATCGCATTTTAGTGATGAATCGTGGTCAAATTGTTGAACAAGGTACAGCCGAAAGTATTTACCTCGAACCCAAGGAAGAATATACCCAAAAATTAATTGCTTCCATTCCTACTGGTAGTGCTGAACGGGTACGCGCTAGACAATTACGGACATTATGA
- the cobO gene encoding cob(I)yrinic acid a,c-diamide adenosyltransferase: protein MKSDTPFGLDSDREIERLIDEVMSSTLTDLTDEQYRKKMQRRKEVQDRRISQSVPEKGLIIVNTGNGKGKTTAALGMVLRSLGHGYKVAIVQFIKGAWEPSEKQVFSLWEDQIEFHAMGEGFTWETQDRDRDLDKASAAWEKSLEYIRNPDFQLVLLDEINIALKMAYLQVEDVLAGLAQKPPNKHVILTGRGAPAALIEKADLVTEMTLIKHPFRDQGVKAQPGIEF from the coding sequence ATGAAAAGTGATACACCATTCGGGTTAGACTCAGATAGAGAAATTGAACGCTTAATAGACGAAGTTATGTCCTCAACCCTAACTGACTTAACTGATGAACAGTACCGCAAAAAGATGCAACGGCGAAAAGAAGTACAGGATCGCCGGATATCACAGTCTGTACCTGAAAAAGGTTTAATTATCGTCAATACTGGTAACGGTAAAGGTAAAACCACTGCGGCTTTGGGAATGGTGTTGCGATCGCTCGGTCATGGTTATAAAGTAGCCATTGTCCAGTTCATCAAAGGTGCTTGGGAACCATCAGAAAAACAAGTTTTCAGCCTTTGGGAAGACCAGATCGAATTTCACGCTATGGGCGAAGGTTTTACCTGGGAAACTCAAGATCGCGATCGCGACCTCGATAAAGCCAGCGCCGCTTGGGAAAAATCCTTAGAATATATCCGTAATCCCGACTTCCAGCTAGTGCTGTTAGATGAAATCAATATTGCCCTGAAAATGGCTTATTTACAAGTAGAAGACGTTTTAGCAGGTTTGGCACAAAAACCACCAAACAAGCACGTAATTCTCACAGGTAGAGGCGCGCCAGCTGCTTTAATTGAGAAAGCCGATTTAGTCACCGAAATGACTCTAATCAAACATCCTTTCCGGGATCAAGGCGTGAAGGCGCAACCAGGGATTGAGTTTTAA
- a CDS encoding toxin-antitoxin system TumE family protein, producing MIVQDYLTEIKAKLITSSIIDKIVIVKERTLSDQGYFRARLNLTNGDFLEVVEFFKVKGDQCITETYRYQWMDGTRTQLRKRWDNVEHFPNLPNFPHHVHIEEESHVYASVCRNILEIIDLISQEIKEEVLKF from the coding sequence ATGATAGTTCAGGATTATTTAACAGAAATAAAAGCTAAATTAATTACCAGTTCGATAATTGATAAGATTGTTATTGTTAAAGAAAGAACATTATCCGATCAAGGTTATTTTCGGGCAAGATTGAATTTAACGAATGGTGATTTTTTAGAAGTGGTGGAATTTTTTAAAGTCAAGGGAGATCAATGTATTACAGAAACCTATCGTTATCAATGGATGGATGGTACTAGAACCCAGTTAAGAAAAAGATGGGATAATGTAGAGCATTTTCCTAATTTACCAAATTTTCCTCATCATGTCCATATTGAGGAAGAATCTCATGTTTATGCAAGTGTTTGTAGGAATATTTTAGAAATTATTGATTTAATTAGTCAGGAAATTAAAGAGGAAGTATTAAAGTTCTAA
- a CDS encoding type II toxin-antitoxin system HicB family antitoxin: protein MKIKAIIHPADEGGYWAEVPALPGCITEGETMEEVIANLKDAIQGWLDVANSCDVIDATDKVVEIAV from the coding sequence GTGAAAATTAAAGCAATCATTCATCCAGCTGACGAAGGTGGCTATTGGGCAGAAGTACCAGCGCTTCCTGGTTGTATTACTGAAGGAGAGACAATGGAGGAAGTGATAGCTAATTTAAAGGATGCTATTCAAGGTTGGCTTGATGTTGCCAATAGTTGTGATGTCATTGATGCAACAGATAAAGTTGTAGAAATTGCTGTATGA
- a CDS encoding lipocalin-like domain-containing protein — protein sequence MNKNNFVGTWKLVSWETKSTDGKIIYPFGKNPIGYITYTENGYMSATIMKPHRLNIEVSLADLMNARRIFLKPWLLVTAFKYIKAIIRYVQASANYVSYSGKYEIQAETVIHHVEVSLIPDWVGTKQERKFQFIGHRLVLVTPPIGGNPQSLTWERL from the coding sequence ATGAATAAAAACAATTTTGTCGGAACTTGGAAGCTAGTATCTTGGGAAACTAAATCTACAGATGGTAAAATTATTTACCCATTTGGGAAAAATCCTATTGGTTATATTACATACACCGAAAACGGTTATATGTCTGCAACAATTATGAAACCCCATCGCCTCAATATTGAGGTTTCCTTAGCAGACCTGATGAATGCTAGAAGAATATTTTTAAAACCCTGGCTTTTAGTCACTGCTTTTAAGTATATTAAAGCAATTATCAGATATGTTCAAGCATCTGCTAACTATGTTTCTTATAGTGGTAAATATGAAATCCAAGCAGAAACAGTAATTCATCACGTTGAAGTTAGCCTTATACCTGATTGGGTGGGAACAAAGCAAGAACGTAAATTCCAATTCATCGGTCATAGGCTGGTCTTAGTCACGCCTCCCATAGGTGGAAATCCTCAATCTTTGACCTGGGAGCGCCTCTAA
- a CDS encoding AbgT family transporter produces MNSQKSLKFAWLGKALTFIEFVGNKLPDPLTIFFLLSLMVIGVSAIAQALNLSVIHPGNGETILAVSLLTPEGIRRIFTSAVKNFTDFPPLGVVLVAMLGVGVAEYSGLISALLRKIVLIAPSKFICPVVVFAGIMANIAADAGLVVLVPLGAIIFLAFRRHPLAGLAAAFAGVSGGFSANLLITSLDPLLAGLTQSAAELINPSYQLNATANYYFMAVSTFLITAIGWFVTEKIVEPRLGNYVGEVDFEMEQLSASENKGLRRAGYALLAFLAFLLVMVLPPQGILRHPETFTIIPSPFLDSIVFIIALAFLITGIFYGKVAGTIQNDKDVAKALSNSMIAMGYYIVLAFIAAQFIAYFSWSNLGAIMSINGADFLKSTGITGAPLLILFILVSMLLNLFVGSASAKWAIMAPVFVPMFMLMGYSPELTQAAYRIGDSTTNIITPLMPYFPLVVAFGQKYDKNLGMGTLIAMMLPYAIAFLLGWSILLIIWFVLGLPLGPGALMRI; encoded by the coding sequence ATGAATTCTCAAAAAAGTCTCAAATTTGCTTGGTTGGGAAAAGCTTTAACCTTCATTGAATTTGTCGGAAATAAACTCCCCGACCCACTGACGATATTTTTCCTCTTATCTTTAATGGTAATTGGAGTTAGTGCGATCGCGCAAGCTCTCAACCTCTCTGTTATCCATCCCGGAAACGGTGAAACCATCCTTGCAGTATCTTTACTTACCCCTGAAGGTATCCGCCGCATTTTCACTTCTGCTGTCAAAAACTTTACCGATTTTCCGCCTCTGGGGGTTGTATTGGTGGCTATGTTGGGTGTAGGGGTTGCCGAATACTCTGGGTTAATTTCCGCATTACTACGGAAAATAGTGTTAATTGCCCCTAGTAAATTTATTTGTCCCGTGGTGGTATTTGCTGGTATCATGGCAAACATTGCGGCTGATGCTGGTTTAGTGGTACTTGTACCCCTGGGAGCAATTATCTTTTTAGCCTTTCGACGACATCCTTTAGCTGGGTTAGCTGCGGCTTTTGCGGGGGTTTCTGGTGGTTTTAGTGCAAATTTACTCATTACCTCCCTTGACCCGTTGCTGGCTGGATTAACCCAAAGTGCAGCCGAATTAATTAATCCTAGTTATCAACTGAATGCTACTGCTAATTATTATTTTATGGCAGTTTCCACCTTTTTAATTACTGCAATTGGTTGGTTTGTCACAGAGAAAATTGTGGAACCAAGATTGGGTAATTATGTGGGAGAAGTTGATTTTGAAATGGAACAACTCAGCGCCTCTGAAAATAAAGGTTTACGACGGGCTGGTTATGCTTTATTAGCATTCCTGGCATTTTTACTGGTGATGGTTTTACCACCCCAAGGAATTTTAAGACATCCAGAAACTTTCACAATTATTCCTTCACCTTTTCTGGATAGTATTGTGTTTATCATTGCCTTAGCGTTTCTGATTACGGGTATCTTTTATGGTAAGGTTGCTGGCACTATTCAAAATGATAAAGATGTTGCTAAAGCTTTGAGTAATTCCATGATTGCTATGGGATATTATATCGTTTTAGCATTCATTGCGGCTCAATTTATTGCCTATTTTAGTTGGAGTAATTTGGGTGCAATTATGTCGATAAATGGGGCAGATTTTCTCAAGTCTACGGGCATTACTGGCGCACCATTATTGATATTATTTATTTTAGTTAGTATGCTGCTGAATTTATTTGTGGGTTCTGCTTCGGCAAAGTGGGCTATTATGGCTCCTGTGTTTGTACCAATGTTTATGTTAATGGGTTATTCTCCGGAGTTGACTCAAGCTGCATACCGCATTGGTGATTCTACTACTAATATTATTACGCCGTTGATGCCTTATTTTCCTTTGGTGGTGGCTTTTGGGCAGAAGTATGATAAAAATTTAGGCATGGGGACGTTAATAGCTATGATGTTGCCTTATGCGATCGCTTTTTTGTTGGGGTGGTCTATTCTATTAATTATCTGGTTTGTTTTGGGTTTACCTCTGGGCCCTGGGGCTTTGATGAGGATTTAA
- a CDS encoding Asp-tRNA(Asn)/Glu-tRNA(Gln) amidotransferase GatCAB subunit A — translation MNINSDDAVSIAAAVRTGEVSAVEVTQAALTRIAAQNPQLNCFTAITAETALIDAAKIDRKIAQGKNPGLLAGVPFAVKNLYDIAGLTTLAGSKINTENPPASQDATAVAKLKQAGAVLVGALNMDEYAYGFVTENSHYGATHNPHDLQRIAGGSSGGSSAAVAAGLVPLTLGSDTNGSIRVPAALCGVLGFKPTYGRLSRAGVALFSSSLDHVGTFARSVEDIATAFDVLQGEDERDPVCTKRSPELCVPQLYQDISQIRIAVADDYFTQSASPEALAAVQKVAEALSVTEYVTIPEAHRARAAAFVITASEGANLHLESLKSRPQDFDPATRDRFLAGALIPSSWYLQAQRFRRWYGDRLREIWQNVDIILAPTTPISAPLIGQKTMILDGEEISVRPHLGLFTQPLSFIGLPVLSVPIQLPDSLPLGVQIIAAPYNEALILRVAAVLESQGVITGESGTCLS, via the coding sequence ATGAATATTAACTCAGATGATGCTGTATCCATAGCTGCTGCTGTGCGTACAGGCGAAGTTAGCGCGGTGGAAGTTACCCAGGCTGCTTTAACACGAATTGCTGCACAAAATCCTCAACTCAACTGTTTTACGGCGATAACGGCGGAAACTGCTTTAATAGATGCAGCTAAAATTGACCGGAAAATTGCTCAAGGTAAAAATCCCGGTTTATTAGCTGGTGTGCCTTTTGCAGTGAAAAATCTCTATGATATTGCTGGTTTAACAACTTTAGCCGGGTCAAAAATCAATACCGAAAATCCCCCAGCTAGCCAAGACGCGACAGCAGTAGCCAAGTTAAAACAAGCCGGTGCGGTGCTGGTAGGCGCTTTAAATATGGATGAGTACGCCTATGGCTTTGTTACAGAAAACTCTCATTACGGTGCTACCCACAACCCCCACGATTTACAACGCATAGCTGGCGGTTCCTCTGGTGGTTCATCTGCGGCTGTAGCGGCGGGTTTAGTCCCCCTGACGCTGGGTTCTGATACGAATGGTTCAATTCGGGTTCCGGCGGCTTTATGTGGCGTGTTGGGCTTTAAACCCACTTATGGGCGCTTGTCTCGTGCTGGGGTGGCGTTATTTTCTAGCAGTCTTGACCATGTTGGCACTTTTGCGCGTTCGGTGGAGGATATTGCTACTGCTTTTGATGTGCTGCAAGGTGAAGATGAGCGTGATCCTGTTTGTACAAAACGCTCTCCCGAATTATGTGTACCACAATTATATCAAGATATCTCTCAAATTAGAATAGCCGTAGCCGATGATTATTTTACTCAAAGTGCATCACCAGAAGCCTTAGCCGCAGTACAAAAAGTAGCAGAGGCTTTAAGTGTAACTGAGTATGTAACCATACCAGAAGCCCACCGCGCCAGAGCAGCAGCCTTTGTGATTACAGCTAGTGAAGGAGCAAATCTGCATTTAGAGTCATTAAAATCACGTCCCCAGGATTTTGATCCGGCGACACGCGATCGCTTTTTAGCTGGGGCATTAATACCGAGTAGTTGGTACTTACAAGCACAAAGGTTTAGAAGGTGGTATGGCGATCGCCTGCGAGAAATATGGCAAAATGTAGATATAATTCTCGCCCCCACCACACCGATTTCTGCACCGCTAATTGGTCAAAAAACCATGATTTTAGATGGTGAAGAAATTTCGGTGCGTCCTCATTTAGGCTTATTCACACAACCATTATCTTTCATTGGCTTACCCGTCTTATCAGTCCCAATTCAGCTTCCTGATAGTTTACCTTTGGGTGTGCAAATCATCGCCGCACCCTACAATGAAGCCTTAATTTTACGAGTTGCAGCTGTATTGGAATCCCAAGGTGTGATTACTGGTGAATCAGGGACTTGCCTTAGTTAA
- a CDS encoding homospermidine biosynthesis protein, which yields MSKQVGQKISPIPMSTDIGVVDLINNYFTAYNSARLREICKLMTNDVLKDGVTVGVSLSGAMTPAGFGVSALAPLIRNGFIDWMISTGANLYHDMHYGLGFELFAGNPFLDDVKLRQDGTIRIYDIIFGYDVLLETDAFIRKILQAEPFQKRMGTAEFHYLLGKSVWEVEKQLGVKHSCLLSTAYECGVPIYTSSPGDSSIGMNVAALALEGSKLVIDPSIDVNETAAIAYAARESEGKSAAVIIGGGSPKNFLLQTQPQIHEVLGLEERGHDYFIQFTDARPDTGGLSGATPSEAVSWGKIDPEELPSTIVCYTDSTIALPLVTAYVLNQCQPRTLKRLYDRREAMFAKLQTDYLAALAQPSDKVPAAVADMISQEVATYPCGRVIPHNS from the coding sequence ATGTCTAAACAAGTAGGTCAAAAAATCTCACCTATACCCATGTCAACGGATATCGGGGTGGTGGATTTAATTAATAATTACTTCACAGCGTACAATTCAGCCCGTTTGCGGGAAATCTGCAAACTCATGACTAACGATGTGTTAAAGGATGGCGTTACTGTAGGAGTTAGCCTTTCGGGTGCGATGACACCAGCCGGCTTTGGGGTTTCTGCACTCGCACCTTTGATTCGCAATGGTTTTATTGACTGGATGATTAGTACAGGTGCAAATCTTTACCATGATATGCACTATGGGTTGGGTTTTGAACTTTTTGCCGGAAATCCGTTTTTGGATGATGTCAAGCTGCGCCAAGACGGTACTATTAGGATTTATGACATTATCTTTGGCTATGATGTCCTGCTGGAAACTGATGCTTTTATCCGTAAGATTCTCCAAGCTGAACCGTTTCAAAAACGCATGGGAACGGCTGAGTTTCACTATCTTTTAGGTAAGTCTGTTTGGGAAGTTGAAAAGCAGTTGGGAGTTAAGCATTCTTGTTTGTTATCGACGGCTTATGAGTGCGGCGTACCCATTTATACCTCTTCTCCTGGTGATAGTTCTATTGGGATGAATGTGGCGGCTTTAGCTTTGGAAGGTTCCAAGTTAGTTATAGATCCTTCAATTGATGTGAATGAGACGGCGGCGATCGCCTATGCTGCGAGAGAATCAGAAGGGAAAAGTGCGGCTGTAATTATCGGCGGTGGGAGTCCGAAAAACTTTTTGCTACAAACACAACCGCAGATTCACGAGGTATTAGGACTGGAAGAACGGGGACATGATTACTTTATCCAGTTTACTGATGCGCGACCAGATACCGGTGGTTTATCAGGAGCAACTCCCTCGGAAGCTGTCAGCTGGGGTAAAATTGACCCGGAAGAGTTACCCAGCACCATTGTTTGTTATACAGATAGCACGATCGCTTTACCGTTAGTTACAGCTTATGTTCTCAATCAGTGTCAACCTCGGACTCTTAAGCGGTTATACGACAGACGAGAAGCAATGTTTGCGAAATTACAAACAGATTACTTAGCAGCTTTAGCACAGCCATCAGATAAAGTCCCGGCTGCTGTCGCTGATATGATATCCCAAGAGGTAGCAACTTATCCCTGCGGTAGAGTGATTCCTCATAATTCTTAG